The genomic segment GGCTGTGCCTTTTGAGTTTTCACCATTGGCTTCGATGCGCTTGTTTTTAACGCCAACGTTACCATTGTCATAGGTTTCAAAATTGACCACTTGATGATAGTCATTAATGCGGTAATTTTGATATGCAAAGTCACGGGTATTCTTAATAATCATTTTTACAGGTTGGTTATTCTCAACCGTGATTTTGACTCGCATAAAACGAAAGTAAGCAATATCTTGCGGTAAGCCAAACTTAGAGTAATTGAATGCGATTTCTACTTGGCCATTACCTAGCTCTGTTGCGGTAACAGAGTTCGGATCATAACTTTGCGCATAATTACGTAAGCGATACTCAATTTTAGTATTCGCTTCGATTTCTTTAATAATGTCTTCGTTTTCATCAAGCTTTGCTGGGTCATATTTGATACGAAGGTCAATGTTGCCTTTCTCGTCAGTATTTTGAATTAAAAACACTTCGGATTTACGCTCTTCATCGCCGACTTTGGTTGAGCGTTTGACGTGCTCAACCAAGTGCTCACCTTGTACTAATGAATTCAACCCAAGCTTAGGTAAGTCATCTGCAATGCCGTATTTTTTGAAGATGGCTTTACCTGTCAAAATTTGCTGTTGCTCGCTCTCTTCAACAGATTGAAATTCTTCAGCTAATGCATTCACTGGAAAGTTGAGTGCCATTACGCTGATGCCTATGGATAAAGCTTGCTTCGGGAAAGAGGTTATCCAATTTTTAGTAAAGGTCATGCTGTATTTGCTCCTACTGAACCGCAAACCTATGCGTATTCAATCGTTATTGATGTCAACTAACCGTTCATTTGTTAGTCGTGAATCTCATACAAACCTCGCTAAAAAGGCTGCAGTCTTTTTTGTGCCGCTAGCGCTTTTTGCATTGATGAAACTGTGTTGGCGAGCATTCTAGGGAGAAAGATTAAATTTAGTTAATCGCGTTTGTAGGACGAAACCCTCGGTTTGTTTTTTATACAAACTGATTAATAAATGACGAAACACAAACTGTTGAATGGGTTACTTGAGAGAAGGAATTAATTCCGTTTGCAGTTAGGAGTTAAGTGCTGAGGAAATGGCGTTGAGAATGAAATTAGGGAAGTGATGCATTTTCCATTGAGTCATTGGGGCTGTAACACGAAACGCTAGAGACTTGGTCAATACTGGATGAGGGTTTGATCCTTCATATGTGATTCTGCTTAGGTCATTTCAGTCTCTATAATGCGTCAAATCAACCTGCTAACCTTAGGTGTTTCACTATAAAGTTACTGATTTAAAAGCTTTTTATAATAAGTGGTGTGTAGGTGTGACAAAGTGGATTTACCCCATTAAGCGTTATTTTCTGTGTTGTAGCCACAAACGGCGGACCAACAGAAGAGAAGGCTTGTTGCAATAAACAGAACATATAGAGAGAAGCAATGAATCACGTTAAACAGATAGCAGCCATTTTATTATTGATGCTTATCGCTGGCTGTAGCACCACACATACTTTGGATCTTCGAGTTCCTGAACAGGGTTATGAGCAAGCGACCGTTGGCGGTGAAGCAAAATCACCTAATGCTGAGCCGCTGCGCTTTTGGGCTGGGGAACCATCCACTTTTTTATATTCTGATTTAACAAAATCCACCCCGTTAACTGTTCAGGGCGATGCGTTAAACATTTTAGTGTTATCAGGTGGCGGGGCTAAAGGTGCGTTTGGTGCAGGTGTCGTTAATGGCTTATACGATCATGACCAACTTGAACAATACACAATAGTGACAGGCGTTAGTGCGGGGGCATTAATCGCACCATTTGCATTTTTAGGCGGAGATGAAGTGCCTAGATTAAAGCAGGTGATGCTAGGCATTAATGACAAAGAAATCATGGGCAAACGTAACTTTTTAAATACGCTTTTTAAAGATGCTTTTACCAACGGTGACAATATGCTGGAGTTCATTGCTAGCGTGTACACCCCAGAAATGATAGCTGATATCGCTAAGCAACATAATGCAGGGCGTCGATTATTTATCGGCACAACACAGTTTGATTCTGGCCGTTTATCAATATGGAATATTGGTGCGATTGCTAACAGTAATATCGACAATAAAGCTGGCTTTATTCATCAAATTTTAGCGGCGAGTGCATCGATCCCTGGTGTGTTCCCTCCGCAGTTTATCAAGGTCGATTATCAGGGTGAAGCGTATGAGGAATTGCACGTCGATGGTGGTTTATCTGCACAAATGTTCTTTGAGCCAGTAACAACTGATTATGGAAAACTATCAAAGGCACTTGGGCTAACTCAACAGCCATATATTCATGTTATCCGTAATGGCATGTTAACTATGCCTTATGAAGTGATACCAGATAAGGGCATGGCATTGCTGACTCGAAGTTTAAAAAGTTTAACAGTGCTGCAAAGCAGAGGTGACTTATACAAAATGCTTTATGACAGCCAATTACAACAAATCGATTTGAGCTTCACTTATGTGGATAACGAATTTGATGCACCAGTAGAAACTAAGGCAATGTTTGATTTTGAATACATGCAAGCACTTTACAATTACGGCTATGACAAAGCAGTGAAGGGGCAAGTGTGGTCTAAGCAATTACCTTAATAGCAAAGGGTTTTAAGCCAATTAACAATACTCAGTTTAACCATAAAAATACCAGATAAATCGACTTTTATTACCAACCCTAATCGTTGATTACAGCTTTACCTGTCCATGTGTTGTGGCACAAGGTGTAGCAAATTTGCGTAAAAGCACTTTTGGTAATCAATGCACGGAAGCAGCTTGTTAGCCGGACATCTTGTCCGGCTTTTTTTTAACTAAAACAGGGCTTCGCAAGTAAGGTATCTGCAGCTGTGATTCCCATTTGATATCCTGCCTCTAAAACCGCTTTATCAGTGGTTAATCTACCGACGTTAAAATCATCTGGCGGGGCGATAATATGGATTTTGCAGTCTGCTGGTGGCTGCATGATAAAGTCGATGGCTTGGTTATAATTGGTTGCACGGTTCACCATGGCTTCTGCAAGTTTAGGGTGTCGTTTGAGAGTTTTAGTGATTAGCCAAGGTATTTTGGGCGCCTTTTTGCGATAACCTAATGGTCTAGATAATACTACTGTGATCTCTTTGGCGCCCATTTCGTAGGCTTTAATAACAGGTATTGAATCGGCAATGCCGCCATCTGTCATAGGAGCACCTTGATAAGTAGGAAAGTCTCGATAAGCGATAGGCACTGAACAGGATGCTTTTAAAATCTGTTCGAGATTGTCTTCAGTGCTTTTTATATAAACCGCTTCACCTGTATTGATGTTGGTTGTGACCACAAACAAAGGGATCGGCTGTTGCACAAACGCTGCCATATCGTAATAGCATTCTTTTGCCAAAATATCCCATAACCAGTCAAGCTCAAGCCAATGACCGCCACGAATAAAACGGCCAAAATCAATAAATTCAGGCAGGCATGAATAATGGGTAATGATACGGTAATTGCGCTGCTTTTGATGAGATAACCAAGAGGCTAAATTTGTTGAACCGGCTGACACGCCGATACAAAAGTCGAAAGGACGATATTGTTGTTCAATAAATCTGTCTAACACGCCAGAGGCAAAGATCCCTCTCATTGCGCCGCCTTCTACTACAAGGGCGTGTTGATTTTTCGTTGTGGTATATGCATCCATTGCGGTTTCTTTATCGCTCAATGCGATTATCTGATTCGAGTGTTGTCATTATCTTAATGTTGATAGAGTAAAGACTCAATATTTGTCATGGGATCCGCCAATGATATCGTCAATTATTATGGATTAATAAGTCCATAATGTTTGGTGCTGGTGGCTATGTCGAAATTAGCCATTTTTAACTAGTATTACTGCAACAAGATTTTAAGCGACTTTATTCATGGGAATGGTAATAACATTCTCTTGATTCATTTTTGTCTCTTGA from the Shewanella japonica genome contains:
- a CDS encoding patatin-like phospholipase family protein — translated: MNHVKQIAAILLLMLIAGCSTTHTLDLRVPEQGYEQATVGGEAKSPNAEPLRFWAGEPSTFLYSDLTKSTPLTVQGDALNILVLSGGGAKGAFGAGVVNGLYDHDQLEQYTIVTGVSAGALIAPFAFLGGDEVPRLKQVMLGINDKEIMGKRNFLNTLFKDAFTNGDNMLEFIASVYTPEMIADIAKQHNAGRRLFIGTTQFDSGRLSIWNIGAIANSNIDNKAGFIHQILAASASIPGVFPPQFIKVDYQGEAYEELHVDGGLSAQMFFEPVTTDYGKLSKALGLTQQPYIHVIRNGMLTMPYEVIPDKGMALLTRSLKSLTVLQSRGDLYKMLYDSQLQQIDLSFTYVDNEFDAPVETKAMFDFEYMQALYNYGYDKAVKGQVWSKQLP
- a CDS encoding patatin-like phospholipase family protein yields the protein MDAYTTTKNQHALVVEGGAMRGIFASGVLDRFIEQQYRPFDFCIGVSAGSTNLASWLSHQKQRNYRIITHYSCLPEFIDFGRFIRGGHWLELDWLWDILAKECYYDMAAFVQQPIPLFVVTTNINTGEAVYIKSTEDNLEQILKASCSVPIAYRDFPTYQGAPMTDGGIADSIPVIKAYEMGAKEITVVLSRPLGYRKKAPKIPWLITKTLKRHPKLAEAMVNRATNYNQAIDFIMQPPADCKIHIIAPPDDFNVGRLTTDKAVLEAGYQMGITAADTLLAKPCFS